One window of Oscillibacter hominis genomic DNA carries:
- a CDS encoding sensor domain-containing diguanylate cyclase → MKKRTINESIIKNALDVIFEQNDAVSAIHTVLEMIGKHFRADRAYIFEDNIDHLGSRNTFEWCAGGVAPQKDDSQNVRFKDILGYPVSELFKENSVWYRSDFSKMEDGPLKRLLLKRNIKTAILVALFEYGDFAGFIGLDFYDAPKELASEQIELLRVMAKIISYAISGAKYTELRGLASSLQEKSRDLKDQLSTERKAFFDVMGNNALFTVHSDLTDGLIIEDILAPDGSSLLAALGFSVPAPYDEEGRAFIEANRVEMITPNAARCFQHEEAMKIFYEGIGSAPYDIYIGSTNMYVRMNVIFYKNQDNGHIMCYCMCTDISEQYIEIQQLKKLEVINEQLKYESTHDGNTGLLNKSAAKDQMESCINGKDGKTVALILIDIDNFKSINDHFGHTVGDKAILNVAEIMRSRFRQTDLLSRFGGDEFAVFIKDVSKTSWLMDRIEDFLSHVTDLTIENNLTIPLTCSAGIAIAQNGETDFNTLYRHADTALYFSKNNGKNKYYVYSEGMSFENMPH, encoded by the coding sequence ATGAAAAAAAGAACAATAAACGAAAGTATCATAAAAAACGCCCTTGATGTGATCTTTGAGCAGAACGACGCTGTTTCTGCAATTCATACTGTTCTTGAAATGATAGGCAAGCATTTCAGAGCTGACCGTGCATACATTTTTGAGGATAACATTGATCATCTTGGCAGCAGGAACACCTTCGAATGGTGTGCTGGGGGGGTCGCTCCACAGAAAGATGATTCTCAAAATGTAAGGTTCAAGGATATTTTAGGTTACCCGGTATCTGAACTATTCAAAGAAAATAGTGTCTGGTATAGATCGGATTTTTCAAAGATGGAGGATGGTCCGCTAAAGAGACTGCTTTTAAAGCGGAATATAAAAACAGCAATTCTCGTTGCGCTATTTGAATATGGCGATTTTGCAGGATTTATTGGTCTTGATTTTTATGATGCACCCAAAGAACTGGCAAGCGAGCAAATAGAACTTCTTCGGGTTATGGCAAAGATTATTTCTTATGCAATATCAGGAGCAAAATATACTGAGTTGAGAGGACTTGCGTCTTCATTGCAGGAAAAAAGCAGGGACCTAAAAGATCAGCTTTCCACAGAAAGAAAAGCATTTTTTGATGTCATGGGGAATAATGCCTTGTTTACTGTGCATTCCGACTTGACAGATGGGCTAATCATTGAAGATATTCTTGCGCCGGACGGAAGCAGCCTTCTTGCTGCCCTGGGGTTCAGTGTTCCTGCACCTTACGATGAGGAGGGGCGTGCTTTCATTGAGGCCAATCGGGTTGAGATGATTACTCCAAATGCCGCCCGCTGCTTTCAGCACGAAGAGGCAATGAAGATATTTTATGAAGGAATAGGTTCCGCTCCATATGACATTTATATTGGTTCTACCAATATGTATGTTCGTATGAATGTTATTTTTTATAAAAACCAGGATAACGGGCATATCATGTGCTACTGCATGTGTACGGATATCAGCGAACAGTATATAGAAATTCAACAGCTTAAAAAATTGGAAGTAATCAATGAACAATTGAAGTATGAATCAACGCATGACGGAAACACAGGGTTACTGAATAAGTCAGCTGCCAAAGATCAAATGGAAAGCTGCATTAATGGCAAGGACGGCAAAACAGTGGCATTGATTCTGATAGATATTGATAACTTCAAATCGATCAACGATCATTTTGGCCATACTGTTGGAGATAAAGCGATTCTCAATGTTGCCGAAATAATGAGAAGCCGCTTTCGGCAAACAGATCTGTTAAGCCGTTTTGGCGGAGACGAATTTGCCGTTTTCATAAAAGATGTCTCAAAGACTTCCTGGCTCATGGATAGGATTGAGGACTTCTTGTCCCATGTGACCGACCTGACGATAGAAAATAATCTGACCATTCCCTTGACCTGTAGTGCTGGGATAGCCATTGCCCAAAATGGTGAAACGGATTTCAATACACTTTATCGTCACGCAGACACAGCACTGTACTTCTCAAAGAATAATGGAAAAAACAAATATTATGTGTATTCAGAGGGAATGTCGTTTGAGAATATGCCCCATTAA